In Ilumatobacter fluminis, the following proteins share a genomic window:
- a CDS encoding MurR/RpiR family transcriptional regulator, with the protein MEVAERIRAEGARLTAAERRVATTILASPQLVAFGTVADLARTAEVGAASVVRLANKLGFDGYSELQHCIQGELSAQLRPAAERIHDSSNQSVAAHAEAELANVRATLGSVGDEALTALVERLADPERPVLIVSGEATAGVGRLFADQLAQLRSGVDCVQGSEVAVRRAIALADARSTALVIDLRRYERWVLDAHAALADRSIWSAVLTDGVLSPLAQRADATFIVTAGSVGPFDSHVGTLAVLNLITNSVADALRVTAADRLGAIEAAWGDAGALTDGA; encoded by the coding sequence ATGGAGGTCGCCGAACGGATCCGCGCCGAGGGCGCCCGTCTCACTGCAGCCGAACGTCGAGTGGCCACCACGATCCTCGCATCGCCGCAACTCGTCGCGTTCGGCACGGTCGCCGATCTCGCCCGCACCGCCGAGGTCGGAGCGGCGTCGGTGGTCCGGTTGGCGAACAAGCTCGGCTTCGACGGCTACTCGGAGCTGCAGCACTGCATCCAGGGCGAACTGTCGGCACAGTTGCGGCCGGCTGCCGAGCGGATCCACGACTCGTCGAACCAGTCGGTGGCCGCTCACGCCGAAGCCGAACTCGCGAACGTCCGAGCCACGCTCGGCTCCGTCGGCGACGAGGCCCTGACGGCGCTCGTCGAGCGACTCGCCGATCCCGAACGGCCGGTGCTCATCGTGTCCGGCGAGGCGACCGCCGGGGTCGGTCGACTCTTCGCGGATCAGCTCGCCCAGCTGCGCAGCGGCGTCGACTGCGTCCAAGGCAGCGAGGTCGCCGTCCGTCGGGCGATCGCCTTGGCCGACGCGAGATCGACCGCGCTCGTCATCGATCTCCGCCGATACGAACGCTGGGTCCTCGACGCACATGCCGCGCTCGCCGACCGATCGATCTGGTCGGCGGTGCTCACCGACGGTGTGCTGTCACCGCTCGCCCAGCGGGCCGACGCGACCTTCATCGTCACGGCCGGATCGGTCGGCCCGTTCGACAGCCACGTCGGCACGCTGGCGGTGTTGAACCTGATCACGAACAGCGTGGCCGATGCGCTGCGCGTCACTGCCGCCGATCGGCTCGGCGCGATCGAAGCCGCCTGGGGCGACGCCGGCGCACTCACCGACGGCGCCTGA
- a CDS encoding peptide chain release factor 3: MSVVAEAQRRRTFAIISHPDAGKTTLTEKFLLYSGALAEAGAVKARSGRRSATSDWMEMEQKRGISISSTALSFEYRGFQLNLLDTPGHRDFSEDTYRVLSAVDAVVMVLDSAKGIEPQTLKLFEVCRSRNLPVITFLNKYDRPGREPLELLDEIEEQIGLRPTPATWPVGISGDFRGVIDRRTGEFTRFTRTVRGSAIAPEELVDPDTAAAEEGSAWEHALDESGLLDAIEADVDLESFRAGESTPVFVGSALTNFGVRHVLDAIVDLAPAAEARVDAKDNRRELDADCSAFVFKVQANMDRSHRDRIAFVRICSGRFERGMVLTCDRTEKPFATKYASTVFGAERTTIEEAYPGDVVGLVNAQGLNIGDSLYESTPVSFPPIPRFSPEVFASARPLDTGKVKQFRKGLAQLDEEGVVQVLRDPDMGDSAPILAAVGQLQFDVFADRLDAEFNAPIEILSAPYEAIRLTDAESAKRLREIGGIRIMERGDGHLVALFESRYRLQRIEGDEPDLTLDHIIAG, translated from the coding sequence ATGTCCGTCGTCGCCGAGGCGCAACGCCGCCGAACTTTCGCGATCATCAGCCACCCCGACGCGGGCAAGACGACGCTCACCGAGAAGTTCCTCCTCTACTCCGGCGCGCTCGCGGAGGCGGGAGCGGTCAAGGCCCGTTCCGGCCGTCGGTCGGCGACGTCCGACTGGATGGAGATGGAGCAGAAGCGCGGCATCTCGATCAGTTCGACCGCGCTGTCGTTCGAGTATCGAGGATTCCAGCTCAACCTGCTCGACACCCCGGGACACCGCGACTTCTCCGAGGACACCTACCGCGTCCTGTCCGCGGTCGACGCCGTGGTGATGGTGCTCGACAGCGCCAAGGGCATCGAGCCGCAGACACTCAAGCTGTTCGAGGTGTGTCGGTCGCGCAACCTGCCCGTCATCACGTTCCTCAACAAGTACGACCGTCCCGGACGTGAGCCGCTCGAACTGCTCGACGAGATCGAGGAGCAGATCGGCCTCCGGCCGACGCCGGCCACGTGGCCCGTCGGCATCTCTGGCGACTTCCGTGGCGTGATCGACCGACGCACCGGCGAGTTCACCCGTTTCACCCGTACCGTGCGCGGCTCTGCGATCGCCCCCGAAGAGTTGGTCGACCCCGACACGGCCGCCGCCGAGGAGGGGAGTGCCTGGGAGCATGCGCTCGACGAGAGCGGTCTGCTCGACGCGATCGAAGCCGACGTCGATCTCGAGTCGTTCCGGGCGGGTGAGAGCACGCCCGTGTTCGTCGGCTCGGCGCTGACCAACTTCGGTGTCCGCCACGTGCTCGACGCGATCGTCGATCTCGCTCCCGCAGCAGAGGCTCGAGTCGACGCCAAGGACAACCGGCGTGAGCTCGACGCCGACTGCTCGGCCTTCGTCTTCAAGGTGCAGGCGAACATGGATCGCTCACACCGCGACCGGATCGCCTTCGTCCGCATCTGCTCCGGCCGGTTCGAGCGGGGCATGGTGCTCACGTGCGACCGCACCGAGAAGCCATTTGCGACCAAGTACGCCTCCACGGTGTTCGGCGCCGAGCGGACGACGATCGAGGAGGCCTACCCGGGCGACGTCGTCGGACTCGTCAACGCCCAGGGGCTCAACATCGGCGACTCGCTGTACGAGTCGACGCCGGTCTCGTTCCCGCCGATCCCGAGGTTCTCGCCCGAGGTGTTCGCCTCGGCCCGACCCCTCGACACGGGCAAGGTCAAGCAGTTCCGCAAGGGACTGGCCCAACTCGACGAGGAAGGCGTCGTGCAGGTGCTGCGCGACCCCGACATGGGCGACAGCGCGCCGATCCTCGCTGCGGTCGGTCAGCTGCAGTTCGACGTATTCGCCGACCGACTCGACGCCGAGTTCAACGCGCCGATCGAGATCTTGTCCGCACCGTACGAGGCGATCCGTCTGACCGACGCAGAGTCGGCCAAGCGTCTCCGTGAGATCGGCGGCATCCGCATCATGGAACGGGGCGACGGTCATCTCGTTGCGCTGTTCGAGAGCCGCTACCGGCTCCAGCGCATCGAGGGCGACGAGCCCGACCTGACGCTCGACCACATCATCGCCGGCTGA
- a CDS encoding response regulator — MSELVVLVIEDEPEVRAAIVRDLEGALTTVRIDQASDVDDALAAMDEASEAGDRVGLILADHRLPGRDGVDLLVDLHRQSATAAIKKVLVTGQADQQDTIRAVNEADLDHYIAKPWDRDELVRVTVDLLTDYVIESGIDPLAHMRDLDGARLAEAFADRGRPE, encoded by the coding sequence ATGAGTGAGCTCGTCGTCCTGGTCATCGAAGACGAACCCGAGGTGCGAGCAGCGATCGTGCGCGACCTCGAGGGTGCGCTGACCACCGTGCGGATCGATCAGGCGTCCGATGTCGACGACGCACTGGCCGCCATGGACGAGGCGTCCGAGGCGGGCGACCGCGTCGGGTTGATCCTGGCCGATCACCGGTTGCCGGGCCGCGACGGTGTCGACCTGCTCGTCGATCTCCATCGGCAGTCGGCGACGGCGGCGATCAAGAAGGTGCTCGTCACCGGCCAAGCCGACCAGCAGGACACGATCCGGGCGGTCAACGAGGCCGACCTCGACCACTACATCGCAAAGCCCTGGGATCGCGACGAACTCGTCCGGGTCACGGTCGACCTGCTGACCGACTATGTCATCGAGTCCGGGATCGACCCGCTCGCCCACATGCGCGATCTCGACGGCGCTCGGCTCGCCGAGGCGTTCGCCGACCGAGGACGACCCGAATAG
- a CDS encoding sensor histidine kinase — protein MSGDPIALIVGGTEQRVRAVADELVALVGDRVSVERVPDAESATSFAGDAAGGGSMVPLALACCGEGLGPPEVVELRAGLRAFDTRIVAVTESASLVGLAPLLGSDAVDAFMAEPWTRSGFAKVVVAQLATYLVAHSPDDLDRFGDLIADDERTRAELRIERRRTAPTHDVDRRHPLLDVSSEDAELEAQLVESLDVALGHPPRIRMAPGTVLIEIGADVGGIFVVLDGVVRLTSRAPGGDQILHEQSTGSIIGLLSLASKRRAMLDCVAVTEVRAIPVTVEQLARALDVDPELSSLLNRVLIGSLARRLRRSDELQVELDQSLSALSAARAELVAQAKMATLGDISAGLAHELNNPTAALGRAIANITDDITAEGLLPADLTAIVRDRAVAEPLSSADVRSLRRELVGVVGDRRLAGRLVDMGVSDHAEARRLAALPSSELDRLEAAARLGSQLHHAGTAARRVQALVDSLRAYVRGEDGSGTWVPDVDVLRTIESALRLLSHRTDEATIELSAESVPAVPGRPGALQVVWSNLVTNALDALADSDDGRIEITVTPTDDRRVRVTVADNGPGIEPPLADRIFEPRFTTKGGRVRFGLGLGLSICRQIVTEHGGTIDVESRPGRTVFDVRLPVEEPDE, from the coding sequence GTGAGTGGCGATCCGATCGCGTTGATCGTCGGCGGCACCGAGCAGCGCGTCCGGGCCGTCGCGGACGAACTCGTCGCACTCGTCGGCGACCGCGTGAGTGTCGAGCGGGTTCCCGACGCCGAGTCGGCCACGAGCTTCGCTGGTGACGCAGCCGGCGGCGGATCGATGGTGCCGCTGGCACTCGCCTGCTGTGGCGAGGGACTCGGTCCGCCCGAGGTGGTCGAGCTCCGCGCCGGGCTCCGGGCATTCGACACGCGGATCGTCGCCGTCACCGAGTCGGCCTCACTGGTCGGCCTCGCTCCCCTGCTCGGCTCCGACGCGGTCGACGCGTTCATGGCCGAGCCGTGGACTCGTTCGGGCTTCGCCAAGGTGGTCGTGGCGCAACTCGCGACCTACCTCGTCGCCCACTCCCCCGACGATCTCGATCGTTTCGGCGACCTCATCGCCGACGACGAACGCACGCGCGCCGAGCTGCGAATCGAACGCCGCCGCACCGCGCCCACGCACGACGTCGATCGCAGGCATCCACTCCTCGACGTCTCGAGCGAGGACGCCGAACTCGAAGCCCAACTCGTCGAGTCACTCGACGTGGCCCTCGGCCATCCACCCCGCATCCGGATGGCGCCCGGCACGGTGCTGATCGAGATCGGCGCCGACGTCGGTGGCATCTTCGTCGTCCTCGACGGCGTTGTCCGGCTGACCTCCCGAGCTCCCGGCGGCGACCAGATCCTGCACGAGCAATCGACCGGATCGATCATCGGCCTGCTGTCGCTCGCGTCGAAGCGACGAGCGATGCTCGACTGCGTCGCCGTGACCGAAGTGCGAGCGATCCCGGTCACCGTCGAACAGCTCGCACGAGCGCTCGACGTCGACCCCGAGCTGTCGAGCCTGCTCAATCGCGTCCTGATCGGCTCGCTCGCCCGACGCCTGCGGCGCTCCGACGAGCTCCAGGTCGAACTCGACCAGAGCCTGTCGGCGCTGTCGGCTGCCCGGGCCGAACTCGTCGCCCAAGCGAAGATGGCGACGCTCGGCGACATCTCGGCCGGGCTCGCCCACGAGCTGAACAACCCGACCGCAGCGCTCGGACGAGCGATCGCCAACATCACCGACGACATCACGGCCGAGGGCCTGCTCCCCGCCGACCTCACTGCGATCGTGCGCGACCGGGCGGTCGCGGAGCCGCTGTCGTCCGCCGACGTCCGGTCACTCCGTCGCGAGCTCGTCGGCGTGGTGGGCGATCGGCGGCTCGCCGGGCGGCTCGTCGACATGGGCGTCAGCGATCACGCCGAGGCTCGACGGCTTGCCGCCCTGCCGTCGAGCGAACTCGACCGGCTCGAGGCCGCGGCCCGACTCGGGTCGCAGCTGCACCATGCCGGAACGGCGGCCCGTCGGGTGCAAGCGCTGGTCGACAGCCTTCGCGCCTACGTCCGAGGTGAGGACGGGTCCGGCACGTGGGTCCCCGACGTCGACGTGCTCCGCACGATCGAGAGTGCGCTCCGACTCCTGAGCCATCGGACCGACGAGGCGACGATCGAGTTGTCGGCCGAGTCGGTCCCGGCCGTCCCCGGTCGACCGGGCGCACTGCAGGTGGTGTGGAGCAACCTCGTGACCAACGCGCTCGACGCCCTCGCCGACTCCGACGACGGACGGATCGAGATCACCGTCACGCCGACCGACGACCGGCGAGTGCGCGTCACCGTGGCCGACAACGGTCCCGGGATCGAGCCACCGCTCGCCGACCGCATCTTCGAACCACGCTTCACGACCAAGGGAGGACGGGTCCGGTTCGGGCTCGGTCTCGGGTTGTCGATCTGCCGTCAGATCGTGACGGAGCACGGCGGCACGATCGACGTCGAGAGCCGCCCCGGCCGTACCGTGTTCGACGTCCGACTTCCCGTGGAGGAACCCGATGAGTGA